From a region of the Impatiens glandulifera chromosome 4, dImpGla2.1, whole genome shotgun sequence genome:
- the LOC124935760 gene encoding protein bicaudal C homolog 1-A-like: MSEPRVTITLGRSGQVVKKSEALYANSQFSSGGKRPMGQRFENDGYGSSSVTRNKRLRGEFGPYQPGGRIGKNDLRLKLMQKEAIKQMRNEVEARKVEEYRPMPRTTWSTERGFSGRTSPQRVEKVMHEDLSRRSYSSYPQDSLESPSRERVYNTSRELLTSARHDELLGVPPRRANGAQETQRIVGNRAPDPYMISSGPPAITARAKPMAGPPTTSCFLNGSYMSEQHQTVSGLLNALGLQKYAVLFQAEEVDMLALKQMGDKDLKDLGIPMGPRKKILLAVCPPSRVRPSQI, translated from the exons ATGTCGGAGCCCCGGGTCACCATTACACTCGGCCGCTCCGGTCAG GTAGTAAAGAAATCTGAGGCTCTGTATGCAAATTCTCAGTTCTCATCAGGAGGTAAACGGCCTATGGGTCAGAGGTTTGAGAATGATGGGTATGGTTCTTCTTCGGTGACTAGAAACAAGAG GTTACGAGGAGAATTTGGTCCATACCAGCCAG GTGGACGAATTGGTAAAAATGACCTGCGACTTAAACTGATGCAGAAAGAGGCTATTAAGCAAATGCGAAATGAGGTTGAAGCAAGGAAGGTAGAAGAATATAGACCAATGCCTAGAACTACATGGTCTACAGAAAGAGGTTTTTCGGGACGCACTTCACCACAAAGAGTAGAGAAAGTGATGCACGAAGACTTATCAAGAAGATCTTACTCTTCTTACCCTCAGGATTCTTTAGAATctccatcaagagagagagTTTATAACACCTCTAGGGAACTATTGACATCTGCAAGACATGATGAATTACTTGGAGTGCCACCAAGAAGAGCAAATGGAGCTCAAGAAACGCAAAGGATTGTGGGGAATCGTGCTCCAGATCCTTATATGATTTCTAGTGGTCCACCTGCTATTACTGCTAGGGCCAAACCGATGGCAGGACCTCCAACAACAAGCTGCTTTCTAAATGGATCATATATG AGCGAGCAGCACCAAACAGTGAGTGGTTTGTTGAATGCCCTGGGTCTGCAGAAATATGCTGTTCTTTTTCAAGCTGAGGAG GTGGATATGTTAGCACTTAAACAAATGGGAGACAAGGACTTGAAGGACTTGGGAATACCAATG GGTCCAAGGAAGAAGATTCTACTTGCAGTATGCCCCCCTTCTAGAGTAAGGCCATCACAAATCTGA